In Streptomyces venezuelae, the sequence CAGGGCGACGACGACTCCGCGCCCGGAGTCGAGGGCCTCGCGCAGGATGTGCTCGTCCTGGAACTCGACGTCCGTGCCGAACCGCTGCGGATCCATGGCCGGCAGCCGGAAGGACTCCATCCAGTACCGCATGTACGAGCGCATGCCCGCCTGCGACAGCTCGCGCAGCCGCTCGGGACCGGCGTCCGGCACCACCCGGGCGAGGTTCGACTCCAGCCGCAGCACGCTCTTGCCGCGCCGCTTCCACGCGACGTCGGCGATGCGCCGGCCCAGGGCCACGGCGGCCGGTTCGGGCAGCTTCTTGACCCCGGCCCAGCCGAGCCCGTACAGCGAGTCGACCACCTTGTCCTGTATGGCACCCATCAGGCCGCGCCGCCCTCGGCGGCCGACGCCGCGGCGTCGGCCTCGGCCGACTCCCGGCGCACGGTGACGACCCGCTGGATCAGGGTGACGAGCGAGCCCACCGCCACGATCCACAGAGCGATCGGCAGCAGCACGCCGATCCAGGACGGCACGCCGAAGGTCTGCAGACCGGACAGGCCGGCCGCGACCAGCGAGATCACCAGTCGCTCGGCCCGCTCGATGAGCCCGTTGACAGCCACCGGCAGTCCGATCGACTCACCGCGTGCCTTGGTGTACGAGACCACCTGGCCGCTGGCCAGGCAGAAGATCGCCACCGCGCACAGCGCGTTGTCGTTCCCGTTGCCCGCGTACCAGAGCGCGAGGCCGCCGAAGATCGCCGCGTCCGCCACCCGGTCGAGCGTGGAGTCGAGGAAGGCTCCCCACCGGCTGGAGATCCCGGCCTGGCGGGCCATGTTCCCGTCCACCAGGTCGGAGAAGACGAAGAGGGTGATGGTGATCGTGCCCCAGAAGAACTCGCCACGGGGGAAGAACCACAGCGCTCCGGCCACCACTCCGGCCGTTCCGATCAGGGTGACCGCGTCCGGGCTCACCCCCCGCCGGAGCAGAAAAGCGGCGAATGGCGTGAGAACACGCGTGAAGAATGCACGCGCGTACTTGTTCAGCATGGCCTTCCCGGAGGGTCGCTGGGCCGCACGGCCACCACGGCCACCGGCTGGCCCATCGTAGCCAGCGCGCCACCGCGCGGACGCCGCGCACCCACCGGTTCGTGCCACGTAAGACGTACTTCACGCCGTCGACCGGCTCCGGTCGGCCCCGCGTACGTCCCCGGTACGACGTATGGACGGAATGTGACACCAGTGCAAAGCTCGAAGAATCCCGCATTCCGCCTCCCCGGAGGCGGCCGGGCCACCAGGTCCGGACGCCGGTCCGGGCACCCGACCCCCACACCACCCGACCCTCCTCACCGTCACCACCGGGAGGTACGAGCATCATGGGAGCCACATCACACCAAGCCGGAGCCGCCGGCAGGGCACTGACGGCCGACCGCCCCTCGTCCATACGGAACGTCGTGCTGGTCGGCCACAGCGGATCCGGCAAGACCACACTGGTCGAAGCCCTGGCCCTGACCGCCGGAGCGGTCAACCGGGCCGGTCGGGTCGAGGACGGCGCCACCGTCTCCGACTACGACGAGATCGAACACCGCCGGCAGCGCTCCGTCCAGCTGTCCCTCGTTCCCGTCGAATGGGGCGGAATCAAGATCAACATCCTGGACACCCCGGGATACGCCGACTTCGTCGGAGAACTCAGGGCCGGTCTGCGGGCCGCGGACGCGGCCCTTTTCGTCGTCTCGGCCTCGGACGGGATCGACGGCGCCACCCGCATGGTCTGGGACGAGTGCGAGGCCGTCGGCATGCCCCGCGCCATCGTCGTGACCCACCTGGAGGCCGCCCGCTCCGACTACACGCAGATGACCACCGTCTGCGGCGAGATCTTCGGCGCCGACGACCCCGATGCGGTCGTCCCCCTCTACCTCCCCCTGCACGGCCCGCCCGGCCCCGACGGCCACGCCCCCGTCACCGGCCTGCTCGGGCTGCTGTCCCGGCGCGTCTACGAGTACGCCTCCGGCGAGCGCGTGGAGCGCGACCCCGACCCGGCCGAGCTCGCCCTCATCACCGACGCCCGCGCCCGGCTCATCGAGGGGATCATCGCCGAGAGCGAGGACGAGAGCCTCATGGACCGCTACCTGGGCGGCGAGGAGATCGACCTCAAGACCCTCGTCGACGACCTGGAGCGGGCGGTGGCGCGCGGCACCTTTCACCCCGTCCTGATGGCGGCCCCCGCCACCGACGGCGCCCGCCAGGGCCTGGGGACCGTGGAACTCCTCGAACTGGTCACCGGTGGCTTCCCCACCCCCCTGGAGCGCGCCGCCGTCACCGTCACCCGCCCCGACGGCTCCGCCCGCCCGGACGTCACCTGCGATCCCGACGGCTCCCTCGTAGCCGAGGTCGTCAAGACCTCCTCCGACCCCTACGTCGGCCGGGTGTCCCTCGTACGCGTCTTCTCCGGCACCCTGAAGGCCGAGGAGACCGTCCACGTGAGCGGGCACGGCCTCGCCGACCGCGGACACGAGGACCACGACGTCGACGAGCGGGTCGGCACCCTCTCCTCCCCCTTCGGCAAGCAGCAGCGCGTCCTCACCCGGTGCATCGCCGGCGACCTGGCCTGCGTGGCCAAGCTCACCCGCGCGGAGACCGGCGACACCCTCTCCGCGAAGGACGACCCGCTCCTGATGGCGCCGTGGACCATGCCCGACCCGCTGCTCCCCCTCGCCATCGAAGCCCACAGCAAGGCCGACGAGGACAAGCTGTCCCAGGGCCTGGCCCGGCTCGTCGCCGAGGACCCGACCATGCGGCTGGAGCAGAACCCGCACACCCACCAGGTCGTCCTGTGGTGCCTCGGCGAGGCCCACCAGGACGTCGCCCTGGAACGGCTGCGCACCCGCTACGGCGTCCAGGTCGACCCCGTCCCGCACAAGGTGAGCCTGCGCGAGACCTTCGGTGCCAAGGCCGCCGGCCGCGGCCGGCACGTCAAACAGTCCGGCGGCCACGGCCAGTTCGCCATCTGCGAGATCGAGGTGGAGCCGCTCCCGCCCGGCAGCGGTATCGAGTTCGTCGACAAGGTCGTCGGCGGTGCCGTGCCCCGCCAGTTCATCCCGTCCGTGGAGAAGGGCGTACGTACCCAGGCCGCGCGCGGGGTCGCCGCCGGCTATCCGCTGGTCGACGTGCGCATCACCCTCCTCGACGGCAAGGCGCACTCGGTGGACTCCTCCGACGCCGCCTTCCAGACGGCCGGGGCCCTCGCCCTGCGCGAGGCCGCCGCCGAGGCCCGGATCGACCTCCTCGAACCGGTCGCCGAACTCGCCGTCGTCGTCCCCGACGAGTACGTGGGCCCGGTCATGAGCGACCTCGCCGGCCGCCGCGGCCGCGTCGTCGGCACCGACCAGGCCACGCCGGGGCGCACCCGGGTCCGCGCCGAGATCCCGGAGATCGAGATCGGCCGCTACGCCGTCGAGCTGCGCTCCGTCTCACACGGCACCGGCCGCTTCGCCCGGGCGTACGCGCGCCACGAACCGATGCCGCCGCAGATCGCGGAAAAGGTGCGTGAACAGGCCGAGAGGGGAACCTGACTGGTGTAGCAGGGGATCGGCCGCCCACCCAACCAGCTTGCGGTGGGCGGCATTTCCCTGTCCCATGACCATGGGGTGAGATCCGCCGATAGGCTCGTCGGCGCATCAAAAGAGCAGGAACGCAAGGCGATGGGGGTGGGGCAGCGGTGGCGGACGACGGATTCGACTTCAGGCCCGGAGCGCAGGTCCCGCTGCAGGGGGGCGGTGGGCAGACGGCGGCGACCAACGCGCTGGCTTCGGCCGCGTACCGCGACGGCGGCAAGGACAGCAAGCTGGACAAGATACTCACCGCCAACAGCGAGAACCATCCTGCGACGGTCAAGCCGCCGAAGCTCTCCCTCTTCGAGCCGAGCCTCGGCGAGGCCTTCTGCCGTGCCGTCGAGGCGCGCACCCTGAGCCCCGGCCGCAAGCCGCTCATCCAGTCCTTCGGCGCCGATCCGCAGACCGTGGTGGAGCACTGCCTGGCCGCCTCGCACATCCGCAAGGACCGCGACCGCAAGCTCCGGCTGATCATGCTGGTCTGCGGTGTGCTGTTCCTGCCCGGTCTGCTGCTGTGGCTGGGCCTCTTCCAGCTCCGCAAGACCCTCGCCTCCAGCACGGGCAGGCACAGCTCCTGGCTGGGCACCGTGATCCTGGTCGGCGTCGGCGTCGTGGTGGCCATCTTGATGTTCCGGCTGCCGCTGACCGGTTTCCTCGGCCTCTACGCCCGCGGCATGGTCATCGCCCCGGTCCTGGGCTGGCTGCTCGCCCGCCGGGTCTGTGAGGCCACCGCCCGGGACCTGCGCTCCCGCTGGGACGGGCTGCTGTCCGGCGGCGGGGTCGGCGCCAAGATCCCCGAGGCCGTGCCCGGCAACCCCGACGAGAAGGCGCGCGAGGACCTGCGCCACCAGCTCGCCAAGCTCACCGCGGAGGACCGCAGCAACCAGGTCTTCTACGCGGGCCCCAAGGGCATCCTGGGCATGGGCACCCGGTGGGGCAGCTGGCAGATGGCCGAGGAACTGGCCCCCAAGAGCGAGGGCATGGAGATCCACCCGTTCCGCAGCTGGGACGTCGTGCGCGCGATCGACGCCCAGCTCCGCAAGCTGGAGCGGGGCCCCCTGCACACCGGCGGCTTCCCGCCCGCCGCGATCCAGCACTGGATCGTCACCCCGATCGGCGAGGGCGCCGCAGAGGTGGCCCGCCCCACCGGCGAGAACGTCGACGCCTTCCTCATCAAGCCGCACGAGATCACCCGGATCTGCAACGAGCAGCAGTTCAGCGCCGGGAACCGGCACTACCTCGGCATCCAGTACCCGCTCTGGGACGGCCAGCTGGTCATCAACATGCTGGTCACGGTGACCGTGCTCTACAAGACCCTGCGCGTGGACGTCACCGCCCACGCCCTGGGACCCGTGCACGGCCTGTTCACGACGAAGTCGGCGGCCCCGGTCGTGGAGGTGCCCAAGAGCGTCCGGTTCTGGGAGACCGTGGAGCGCCCGCTGCCCCTGGTGGACACCCAGGAGGTGGTCCGCCTCGCCGTCCGGGCCCCGCTGACCTGGTACCCGCCGGTCCTGGACTTCTTCGGCGGCAAGCTGGTCCTGCCGGAGCCCTTCGGTCTGCGCCACGTCTGGGCGAGTTCGATGTGGCGGCACCGGTTCATGGCGGACGACGCCCTGCGGACGGTGGCGCCGGTGCTGCGGTCGATCCACGCGGCGACCTTCAAGGTGCTGGAGGAGAACGGTGTCGACACCGAGCGCTTCACCAACCGCTCCTCGATCATGAGCGGCCTCATCCAGGAGCCGGC encodes:
- the pgsA gene encoding phosphatidylinositol phosphate synthase; the protein is MLNKYARAFFTRVLTPFAAFLLRRGVSPDAVTLIGTAGVVAGALWFFPRGEFFWGTITITLFVFSDLVDGNMARQAGISSRWGAFLDSTLDRVADAAIFGGLALWYAGNGNDNALCAVAIFCLASGQVVSYTKARGESIGLPVAVNGLIERAERLVISLVAAGLSGLQTFGVPSWIGVLLPIALWIVAVGSLVTLIQRVVTVRRESAEADAAASAAEGGAA
- a CDS encoding elongation factor G-like protein EF-G2 — its product is MGATSHQAGAAGRALTADRPSSIRNVVLVGHSGSGKTTLVEALALTAGAVNRAGRVEDGATVSDYDEIEHRRQRSVQLSLVPVEWGGIKINILDTPGYADFVGELRAGLRAADAALFVVSASDGIDGATRMVWDECEAVGMPRAIVVTHLEAARSDYTQMTTVCGEIFGADDPDAVVPLYLPLHGPPGPDGHAPVTGLLGLLSRRVYEYASGERVERDPDPAELALITDARARLIEGIIAESEDESLMDRYLGGEEIDLKTLVDDLERAVARGTFHPVLMAAPATDGARQGLGTVELLELVTGGFPTPLERAAVTVTRPDGSARPDVTCDPDGSLVAEVVKTSSDPYVGRVSLVRVFSGTLKAEETVHVSGHGLADRGHEDHDVDERVGTLSSPFGKQQRVLTRCIAGDLACVAKLTRAETGDTLSAKDDPLLMAPWTMPDPLLPLAIEAHSKADEDKLSQGLARLVAEDPTMRLEQNPHTHQVVLWCLGEAHQDVALERLRTRYGVQVDPVPHKVSLRETFGAKAAGRGRHVKQSGGHGQFAICEIEVEPLPPGSGIEFVDKVVGGAVPRQFIPSVEKGVRTQAARGVAAGYPLVDVRITLLDGKAHSVDSSDAAFQTAGALALREAAAEARIDLLEPVAELAVVVPDEYVGPVMSDLAGRRGRVVGTDQATPGRTRVRAEIPEIEIGRYAVELRSVSHGTGRFARAYARHEPMPPQIAEKVREQAERGT